A stretch of Candidatus Vicinibacter affinis DNA encodes these proteins:
- a CDS encoding efflux RND transporter periplasmic adaptor subunit: MKKFFFSGLFFLFLLLGCKKQAQITPTDIAQDLNTIPVKTAKIATSKESESISALGIVMSESDAKPSFKTGGVIARTFVKEGDAVKKGQLLATLLMTEINAQVKMAEEALQKSLRDLNRVKNLYADSVATLEQFQNASTALEMAEKSAEIARFNKGYSEVRSPISGRIVKQILHPGELAGPGTPVYVVIGTQNQDWTVRVGLTDRDWARVNIGDQAELSLDAYPEKKFAAVVDDKAPVGGDASGTLDVILKIKNLNSSLAAGLVAKTNIYPKSGSTYTTIPIEAMVEMNQQSAYVFIIEDGKAKKKMLKIIRLMGDKVAIQSDSTLPDEVITTGSSYLEEGDLVRKVN; this comes from the coding sequence ATGAAAAAGTTTTTCTTCTCCGGTTTATTCTTTTTATTCCTATTACTTGGATGTAAAAAACAAGCTCAAATTACTCCGACAGACATCGCTCAGGATTTAAATACCATTCCTGTGAAAACTGCTAAAATAGCAACCAGTAAAGAATCTGAATCCATTTCTGCGCTGGGAATTGTCATGTCGGAATCTGATGCAAAACCATCGTTTAAAACAGGAGGGGTCATCGCCCGTACTTTTGTTAAGGAAGGCGATGCCGTAAAAAAAGGACAATTGCTCGCCACTTTGCTCATGACTGAAATAAATGCTCAGGTTAAAATGGCGGAAGAAGCTTTGCAAAAGTCATTGCGTGATTTAAATCGTGTCAAAAATCTTTATGCCGACAGCGTCGCTACTTTGGAGCAATTTCAAAATGCATCCACCGCCTTGGAGATGGCCGAAAAGTCTGCTGAGATTGCGCGCTTCAACAAAGGGTACAGCGAAGTTCGTTCACCAATTTCAGGAAGAATCGTAAAACAAATTTTGCATCCAGGTGAACTGGCCGGACCGGGTACGCCTGTCTACGTTGTAATAGGAACCCAAAATCAGGATTGGACGGTAAGAGTAGGTCTTACAGATCGGGATTGGGCTAGGGTTAACATCGGTGACCAGGCTGAATTAAGTTTGGATGCTTACCCGGAGAAAAAGTTTGCTGCGGTGGTGGATGACAAGGCCCCTGTAGGCGGGGACGCAAGCGGCACGCTGGATGTCATATTAAAAATAAAAAATCTGAACAGCTCTCTCGCAGCAGGTCTTGTAGCCAAAACCAACATCTATCCAAAATCCGGTTCTACCTATACGACCATTCCCATTGAAGCAATGGTGGAAATGAATCAACAATCAGCTTATGTTTTTATCATCGAAGATGGAAAAGCTAAAAAGAAAATGTTGAAAATTATCAGATTGATGGGTGATAAAGTGGCCATCCAATCAGATTCAACTCTACCGGATGAAGTCATCACAACAGGGTCTTCCTATCTCGAAGAAGGGGATCTGGTTCGTAAAGTTAATTAG
- a CDS encoding potassium channel family protein translates to METEQTEKTEKLGFMNILIILLSIYVLVALMLDTLLKLPPEISKILHLLDHMICMVFLFDFAYRFYHAKSKLEYMKWGWIDLLASIPAVDALRTGRAFRLIRLLRILRAFKSVHHLVNHVYQKRTNSALGTAAIVATFMIIFASIAILQVEHDPESNILTDEDAIWWAYSTINYGAYGDKYPVTTEGRIIAGILMTTGVALFGTVTAYMASWFMGEIKGEGSNQ, encoded by the coding sequence ATGGAAACAGAACAAACGGAAAAAACTGAGAAACTAGGCTTCATGAACATCCTGATTATCTTATTGTCCATTTATGTGTTGGTAGCACTGATGCTTGACACCCTGTTAAAATTGCCGCCGGAAATATCCAAAATATTGCATTTACTAGATCATATGATTTGCATGGTTTTCTTATTTGATTTTGCCTATCGGTTTTATCATGCTAAGAGCAAGTTGGAATATATGAAGTGGGGTTGGATAGACCTGCTGGCGAGTATTCCAGCGGTGGATGCCCTGAGAACAGGAAGGGCTTTCCGTCTCATCAGATTGCTGCGAATCCTGAGAGCCTTTAAATCCGTACATCATCTGGTGAACCATGTTTATCAAAAAAGGACCAATAGTGCCCTTGGAACCGCTGCCATAGTGGCCACCTTTATGATCATATTTGCGTCCATAGCCATCCTGCAGGTGGAACACGATCCAGAAAGCAATATCCTGACTGATGAGGACGCTATTTGGTGGGCATACTCCACAATTAATTACGGCGCCTATGGAGATAAATATCCCGTTACCACAGAAGGCCGAATCATTGCAGGAATCCTGATGACAACCGGAGTGGCTTTGTTTGGAACTGTAACTGCTTATATGGCTTCCTGGTTTATGGGAGAAATTAAAGGGGAAGGGTCAAACCAGTGA
- a CDS encoding TolC family protein, protein MITIYRLLHLIFFFLLISPLIQAQDFGPLVKATWKQSKELQARSFELQKAESAFLEAKALYRPTVNFGTQYTLAYGGRSIALPIGDLFNPVYNTLNQLTGTNNFGSLENVETQFLPNNFYDARLRVQQPIYYPEISVNKSIHEEKLKLQQLEVKAYKRLLSKELMTTLFQYKSAEAYQRIISQTDTLLAEAVRTTSSMIRNGIALPSALHRIESERASLEAKKLETEAIRKNAFNYLSFLMGPEVENLISQLVLTEFPELNKFPADDAEELEQLKSGIKINELLQKKENQFYRPRLGAQLDLGSQEFDFGFDPYVLLGINLEINLYDGARHKLRKDQNKSAIAAIQSRHDHLKDQFGLRSASSLNNLESARAQANTFAPRIDHAKKLYQEIFKKYKEGSVNYLELLDAQTQLFRTETEYSLSRFQVWIRWAEHLYNTANFPID, encoded by the coding sequence ATGATCACAATTTATAGACTCCTTCATTTGATCTTTTTTTTCTTATTGATCAGCCCTCTTATTCAGGCACAGGACTTTGGGCCCCTCGTCAAAGCCACCTGGAAACAAAGTAAAGAATTGCAAGCCAGAAGTTTTGAACTTCAAAAAGCAGAGTCTGCTTTCCTGGAAGCAAAAGCCTTGTACAGACCCACCGTAAATTTTGGAACTCAATACACACTGGCTTACGGAGGCAGATCTATTGCCTTACCTATTGGGGATCTCTTTAATCCGGTCTACAATACCCTGAACCAGCTGACAGGCACGAATAATTTTGGGAGTCTGGAAAATGTGGAAACCCAGTTTTTACCCAATAATTTCTACGATGCCCGACTCAGGGTGCAACAACCCATTTATTATCCTGAGATCAGCGTGAATAAATCTATCCATGAGGAAAAATTAAAGCTCCAACAACTGGAGGTGAAAGCTTATAAACGCTTACTCAGCAAAGAGCTCATGACGACCCTTTTTCAATACAAAAGTGCGGAGGCTTATCAACGGATTATTTCACAAACGGATACTTTGTTGGCAGAAGCTGTCAGAACAACTTCCAGCATGATCAGGAATGGAATTGCCTTGCCTTCGGCACTTCATCGCATAGAGTCAGAAAGAGCCTCTCTGGAAGCAAAAAAATTAGAAACAGAGGCCATCCGGAAGAATGCATTTAATTATTTGTCTTTTCTGATGGGACCAGAGGTGGAAAATCTGATAAGCCAATTGGTACTTACAGAATTTCCTGAGTTGAATAAATTCCCGGCTGACGACGCAGAGGAATTGGAACAATTGAAATCAGGTATAAAAATCAACGAACTCCTGCAGAAAAAGGAAAATCAATTTTACAGACCACGTTTGGGCGCCCAACTCGATCTGGGTTCACAGGAATTTGATTTTGGTTTTGATCCTTATGTTTTGCTTGGAATTAATTTGGAAATCAATCTCTATGACGGCGCTCGTCATAAATTGAGAAAAGACCAAAATAAATCTGCCATTGCGGCCATTCAATCCAGACACGATCATCTAAAAGATCAATTTGGACTTCGCTCCGCTTCCAGTCTAAACAATTTGGAATCTGCGCGTGCACAAGCAAACACATTTGCGCCACGCATCGACCATGCAAAGAAATTGTATCAGGAAATTTTTAAAAAATATAAAGAAGGATCCGTAAATTATTTGGAGCTGCTGGATGCACAGACTCAGTTGTTCCGTACGGAAACAGAATACAGTCTGTCCAGATTTCAGGTTTGGATCAGATGGGCAGAACATTTGTACAACACTGCCAATTTTCCCATCGACTAA
- a CDS encoding hydroxymethylglutaryl-CoA reductase has product MSQSTNTKSISGFSKLNKRGKIKWIVENFFKDPENVMHELMSYWHGNEDQQKILDGFSENTISNFPMPFSVAPNFLINGKTYCVPMVIEESSVVAAAAYAAKYWMDRGGIKAEVLSTRKLGQIHFKWKGKEEWLRAWIPEIEKRMRADSKEILHNMENRGGGFSSIELIKIGELEDYYQWRMGFETCDSMGANFINSCLESFSASFEQFITEQDHLEEGSRDIEIIMSILSNFTPDCIVRASVSCPIDQLGTFAEDMSPEEFAERFYTAIKIARLDPYRAVTHNKGIFNGIDAVIIATANDFRAIEACGHAYAAKDGQYRSLSDCSIDNGIFHFWLEIPLALGTVGGLTALHPIAKRSLELLDHPTAEELMKVTAATGLAQNFAAVKSLVTTGIQQGHMKMHLANILHHLHATEKECTAALEFFKNNKVSFTNVRKFLEDQKSFE; this is encoded by the coding sequence ATGAGCCAGTCGACCAATACAAAATCCATTTCCGGTTTTTCAAAACTAAATAAGAGGGGTAAAATCAAATGGATAGTTGAAAATTTTTTCAAAGATCCGGAAAATGTGATGCATGAATTAATGAGTTATTGGCATGGCAACGAGGACCAACAAAAAATTCTGGATGGATTTTCTGAAAACACCATTAGCAATTTTCCAATGCCATTTAGCGTGGCTCCAAATTTTCTCATCAACGGAAAGACTTATTGCGTCCCAATGGTGATCGAAGAAAGCAGTGTGGTTGCAGCAGCAGCCTATGCTGCAAAATATTGGATGGACCGAGGCGGAATTAAAGCCGAAGTGCTCAGTACCAGAAAGCTCGGACAAATTCATTTCAAATGGAAAGGTAAAGAAGAATGGCTGAGGGCGTGGATTCCTGAAATCGAGAAGAGGATGCGCGCTGACTCGAAAGAAATTCTCCACAATATGGAGAATCGGGGAGGAGGATTCAGTTCAATAGAACTGATCAAAATTGGTGAACTGGAAGATTATTATCAATGGAGGATGGGATTTGAGACCTGCGATTCAATGGGTGCTAATTTTATCAATTCCTGTCTTGAATCATTTAGTGCAAGTTTCGAACAATTTATAACTGAACAAGATCATCTGGAAGAAGGCTCACGTGATATTGAAATTATCATGTCCATCTTATCAAATTTTACCCCAGATTGCATTGTGCGGGCGTCGGTGAGTTGTCCTATTGATCAGCTCGGAACTTTTGCCGAGGATATGAGTCCGGAAGAATTCGCAGAGCGGTTCTATACTGCCATTAAAATTGCAAGACTGGATCCATATCGTGCAGTGACACATAACAAAGGAATATTCAACGGCATTGATGCAGTGATCATCGCCACTGCAAATGATTTCAGGGCGATTGAAGCTTGCGGTCATGCTTATGCTGCAAAGGATGGGCAATACAGGAGTCTGAGTGATTGCAGCATTGACAATGGAATATTTCATTTCTGGTTGGAGATACCCCTGGCGCTGGGTACTGTCGGAGGACTTACCGCCTTGCATCCCATTGCAAAAAGATCTCTGGAATTATTGGACCACCCTACTGCGGAAGAATTGATGAAAGTGACAGCTGCAACCGGTCTCGCACAAAATTTTGCTGCGGTAAAATCGCTGGTCACGACAGGAATACAACAAGGCCACATGAAAATGCATCTTGCCAATATACTTCATCATCTTCATGCAACAGAAAAAGAATGTACTGCAGCATTGGAATTTTTTAAAAATAATAAAGTCAGTTTCACAAACGTGAGAAAATTTTTAGAAGACCAAAAAAGTTTCGAATAA
- a CDS encoding efflux RND transporter permease subunit, producing the protein MSFNQFFVKNYQFTLVLFIAVLILGANSLMNMPRSEDPPFGAPIFSIVAIYPGTTPKDMEQLIVDPIEEELYQLSDIKKINTSISDGLMVMLVDFNYGVDVEAKNNDIVREINRLRPELPDGLIELTVKRAASSDVAILQTALVSETADPQKMKSEAERLERELERIKEIKFVEIQGVPERQVKIELNLERMAQLKIGLNQALGLIQANNINIPGGDVDLGHRKFNIKTSSEFERIEDIQQTIIHTNKDGKTLRLADIAQVYFDEKEEDHIARFNGSRALWVVTAMKDKKNIISVRKKMQQVLDEFASTLPADIRMEQAFDQEKGVRSRLSGLGMDFLIAIFLVLLTLLPLGTRASFIVMISIPLSLSIGLFLLDLMGYTLNQLSIVGMVIALGLLVDDSIVVVENIERYMRKGISAKEAAVSATNHILVAVLGCTATLLLAFLPLANLPEGSGDFIRSLPMAVMLTVLASLFVSVTIIPFLSSILLKAHEKDSHQDGNIFFLAFKNYINAPYQKLLVWCIGHPVKTLLAAAAIFVASFTLVPRLGFSLFPASEKPIIIVDIETEPTSNLKHTDKLVRKIEQFILGKPEVKRLASNVGKGNPRIYYNEFQKQNSDDAAQMMIFLDDETTVPEIVQFADKLRGELKQFAGAEAKVRRFQQGPPITAPIEMRILGSNLDTLQSLANHVEQIVNATPGALYVRNDLKFKKSDIQIEIDREKAGMFGLTTAEIAKTIRLAIAGLEVSEIRDEEGEESSILVSLEKPSSNALENFDRINVTSLSGALVPLKNIATIHMTPSAPVIHHFNKERYSSVSSFVATGFNTDQMTNEIIQKVKDQVPMPPSYRLIAAGERESRDESFGGIGTIIMLAIFGLLAILILEFRTFKSTLIVLSVIPMGIIGAFVGLFAAGETLSFVATVGIIALAGIEIKNSILMVDYTNGLRAKGMGLLEAVLDGAETRFLPILLTSLTAIGGLTPLVMERSPLISPLAIVLIGGLISSTLLSRLVTPVLYYLIPPKV; encoded by the coding sequence ATGTCTTTTAATCAGTTTTTTGTAAAAAATTATCAATTTACTTTAGTACTGTTTATTGCAGTGCTTATCCTCGGAGCCAATTCTTTAATGAATATGCCACGTAGTGAAGATCCTCCTTTTGGTGCGCCCATTTTTTCAATAGTGGCTATTTATCCCGGCACCACTCCGAAGGATATGGAACAACTTATTGTAGATCCGATCGAAGAAGAATTATACCAACTATCCGATATAAAAAAAATAAACACCTCCATTTCTGATGGTCTCATGGTGATGCTGGTAGATTTTAATTATGGTGTAGATGTCGAAGCCAAGAACAACGACATCGTAAGAGAAATTAACAGACTTCGTCCTGAGCTTCCGGATGGTTTGATCGAACTTACTGTCAAGCGTGCTGCGAGCAGCGATGTAGCCATTCTACAAACTGCTTTGGTCTCGGAGACCGCAGATCCTCAAAAAATGAAGTCTGAAGCTGAACGACTGGAACGTGAATTGGAGCGCATCAAAGAAATTAAATTTGTAGAAATACAAGGGGTTCCGGAACGGCAGGTAAAAATTGAATTAAACCTTGAGCGGATGGCTCAATTAAAAATTGGTTTAAATCAGGCATTGGGTTTGATACAGGCCAACAACATCAACATACCCGGAGGTGATGTCGATCTGGGACATCGAAAATTTAACATCAAGACTTCTTCTGAATTTGAAAGAATTGAAGACATTCAGCAAACCATCATCCACACCAACAAAGATGGAAAAACTTTAAGATTGGCAGACATTGCACAAGTTTATTTTGATGAAAAAGAAGAAGATCACATTGCACGTTTCAATGGGAGCAGAGCACTCTGGGTAGTAACTGCCATGAAGGATAAAAAGAACATCATCTCAGTGCGTAAAAAGATGCAACAGGTACTAGATGAATTTGCTTCAACGCTTCCTGCAGACATCAGAATGGAACAAGCATTTGATCAGGAGAAAGGAGTGCGAAGCAGACTATCTGGCTTGGGAATGGATTTTTTGATTGCAATTTTTTTAGTCTTGCTGACTTTGCTTCCATTAGGAACCCGCGCATCTTTTATTGTGATGATCTCCATACCATTGTCACTCAGTATTGGATTATTTTTATTGGACCTGATGGGTTATACCTTGAATCAGTTGAGTATAGTAGGAATGGTAATTGCCCTGGGTTTATTGGTGGACGACAGCATTGTAGTAGTAGAAAATATTGAGCGGTACATGCGGAAAGGTATCTCTGCAAAAGAGGCTGCTGTATCTGCAACAAATCACATACTCGTTGCGGTCCTTGGTTGTACGGCAACTTTACTATTGGCATTCCTTCCTCTTGCAAACCTGCCGGAAGGTTCCGGTGATTTTATTCGCTCGCTTCCTATGGCGGTTATGCTTACAGTTTTGGCCTCCTTATTTGTGTCAGTTACCATCATCCCATTTTTATCCAGCATCTTGCTAAAGGCTCATGAAAAGGACAGCCATCAGGATGGAAACATTTTCTTTCTTGCATTTAAAAATTACATCAACGCCCCTTATCAAAAACTTTTAGTCTGGTGCATCGGCCACCCTGTAAAAACGCTGTTGGCTGCAGCTGCGATTTTTGTGGCATCTTTTACTTTGGTGCCGCGGTTGGGGTTTAGTTTATTTCCTGCTTCCGAAAAACCCATCATTATCGTGGACATAGAAACAGAACCAACCAGCAACTTAAAACATACAGACAAATTGGTGCGCAAAATTGAACAATTTATCCTGGGCAAACCTGAAGTGAAAAGATTGGCATCCAATGTAGGCAAAGGAAATCCAAGAATTTATTACAACGAATTTCAAAAGCAAAATTCGGATGATGCTGCACAGATGATGATTTTTTTGGACGACGAAACTACTGTTCCGGAAATCGTACAATTTGCAGACAAACTGAGAGGAGAATTAAAACAATTTGCCGGTGCAGAAGCAAAGGTCAGACGATTTCAACAGGGCCCTCCCATCACGGCTCCCATCGAGATGCGCATACTAGGCAGCAATCTCGATACTTTACAATCTCTTGCCAATCACGTTGAACAAATAGTGAATGCAACGCCTGGGGCACTTTATGTGCGCAATGATTTAAAATTTAAGAAATCAGATATTCAAATCGAAATTGACAGAGAAAAGGCCGGTATGTTTGGATTGACCACAGCAGAAATTGCAAAAACCATCAGGCTAGCCATTGCCGGATTGGAGGTCAGTGAAATCAGAGATGAAGAAGGGGAGGAGTCTTCTATTCTGGTAAGTCTTGAAAAACCAAGCAGCAATGCATTGGAAAATTTTGACCGCATCAATGTTACATCATTAAGTGGAGCATTGGTTCCTTTAAAGAATATTGCTACCATTCATATGACTCCATCCGCACCGGTAATCCATCATTTCAATAAAGAACGATACAGTTCGGTAAGTTCATTTGTGGCCACCGGTTTTAACACCGATCAGATGACCAATGAGATCATTCAAAAGGTAAAGGATCAAGTTCCGATGCCACCTTCTTACAGGTTGATCGCTGCGGGTGAAAGAGAATCAAGAGATGAGTCCTTCGGGGGAATTGGAACCATCATCATGTTGGCAATTTTTGGTTTACTTGCGATTCTGATTCTTGAATTTAGAACTTTCAAATCGACCCTCATTGTGTTGAGCGTAATTCCAATGGGCATCATTGGCGCATTTGTTGGTTTGTTTGCAGCAGGAGAAACACTTTCATTTGTGGCCACCGTTGGAATCATTGCACTGGCAGGAATAGAGATTAAAAATTCAATATTAATGGTTGACTACACCAACGGTCTTCGTGCCAAAGGAATGGGACTTCTCGAGGCTGTGCTTGATGGTGCCGAGACTCGTTTTTTACCCATTTTGTTGACTTCACTTACAGCGATTGGCGGACTTACACCTTTGGTGATGGAAAGATCTCCTTTGATCAGTCCATTGGCCATTGTGTTGATTGGCGGTTTGATCAGTTCAACGCTCTTAAGTAGATTGGTCACCCCGGTATTGTATTATCTTATTCCGCCTAAAGTTTAG
- a CDS encoding TetR/AcrR family transcriptional regulator translates to MGISERKEREKIELRELILLKAKEILSKEGQDQLSIRKIATAAEYSPATIYLYFKDKDEILFSLMEMGFTLMGKFLMEAISEPDPVKRIAAIGRGYVRFGIDNPDWYELMFNSEKPMNHLERCKEVWGQGLSLFELLVSTCQEVIDSRRTRGNDPHIMALQLWSNVHGLVSLVQSQRLDIIEKAHPDHLVAATLDHIMNCIFINE, encoded by the coding sequence ATGGGAATTTCTGAAAGAAAGGAAAGGGAAAAAATTGAATTGCGGGAACTCATTCTCCTAAAAGCAAAAGAAATACTTTCCAAAGAAGGACAGGATCAGTTGTCCATCCGAAAAATTGCCACCGCCGCAGAATACAGCCCGGCGACCATTTACCTGTACTTCAAGGATAAGGACGAAATCCTGTTTTCGCTCATGGAAATGGGCTTTACGCTGATGGGTAAGTTTTTGATGGAAGCCATCTCCGAACCTGATCCGGTGAAGCGGATCGCTGCCATCGGCAGAGGTTACGTGCGGTTTGGAATCGACAATCCGGATTGGTATGAACTGATGTTCAATTCTGAAAAACCAATGAACCATCTGGAGCGATGCAAGGAAGTCTGGGGGCAAGGCTTGAGCCTCTTCGAACTCCTGGTTTCCACCTGTCAGGAAGTCATCGACAGCAGAAGAACTAGAGGCAACGATCCACACATCATGGCCCTCCAACTATGGAGCAATGTCCATGGACTTGTCAGCTTGGTCCAATCTCAACGACTGGACATCATCGAAAAAGCTCATCCGGATCATCTGGTGGCAGCCACGCTGGATCACATCATGAATTGCATTTTTATCAACGAATAA
- a CDS encoding ABC-F family ATP-binding cassette domain-containing protein, which yields MNYLTLENISLSYGEKVLFENLNLKVNQGEKIAIVARNGSGKSSLLRIAAGIDSPEGESSSYWINKDIQVAYLTQDPEFSPGHNILETILEGHDDWILPLKALYTAQKSHDDAETQKALALIEESKAWEIEAYVRELAGKFKLPDFDFPVDKLSGGQKKRLAIVKVLCGKPEFLIMDEPTNHLDLEMIEWLEKYLEQSQASILMVTHDRYFLNNVCNQILELDRGTLYKYQGDYEEFLEKKAMRMQNETVVKDKMRKMLKRELEWVRRMPKARTTKSKSRVDNFYENKESLEGPKEAGEIEFDIDHTRLGSKILELHNVSKSFGEKTILDKFSYKFKSGDRVGLVGPNGIGKTSLLKLFTGSLKPDSGKIIIGETVLFGYYEQDGLNLQEDKRVIDVIRSIADYIPLKKGHKLSAESLLEKFLFPRPQQQVYVSQLSGGERRRLYLLTILIKNPNFLILDEPTNDLDITTLNVLEDFLMEFPGVLLIVSHDRFFMDKLVQHLFVLQEGGKTRDFPGNYSEYREALKKESLANASQEKTEKTTTENAGQKERKINQAAKKEMQQIERELEKLSAERSRIIDNFATLNPTSNEFINSNKRLVEIQDRMDVIEMRWMEIVEEN from the coding sequence ATGAATTACCTCACGCTTGAAAATATATCCTTGTCCTATGGAGAAAAAGTTTTATTTGAGAATTTAAATCTCAAAGTGAACCAGGGAGAAAAAATAGCTATTGTTGCACGAAATGGCAGTGGCAAGTCCAGCCTGCTTAGAATTGCCGCCGGTATTGATTCTCCGGAGGGCGAATCATCCAGTTATTGGATCAACAAAGACATACAGGTGGCTTATCTTACGCAGGATCCTGAATTTTCTCCCGGGCACAACATTCTTGAAACCATCTTGGAAGGACACGATGATTGGATCCTACCCTTAAAAGCACTTTACACTGCTCAAAAATCTCATGACGATGCAGAGACACAAAAGGCCTTAGCCCTTATCGAAGAATCAAAGGCATGGGAAATTGAAGCGTATGTCCGTGAACTTGCCGGAAAATTTAAATTGCCTGATTTTGATTTTCCGGTGGACAAATTGAGTGGCGGACAAAAAAAACGACTGGCAATAGTCAAAGTACTCTGTGGAAAACCAGAATTTCTAATCATGGATGAGCCAACCAACCATCTTGATCTGGAAATGATTGAATGGCTGGAAAAATATCTTGAACAAAGTCAAGCCAGCATTTTAATGGTCACGCACGACCGTTATTTCTTAAACAATGTATGCAACCAAATCCTGGAGCTTGATCGCGGCACCCTTTACAAGTATCAGGGAGATTACGAGGAATTTCTTGAGAAGAAGGCCATGCGGATGCAAAATGAGACCGTCGTAAAAGACAAGATGCGCAAAATGCTGAAACGCGAATTGGAATGGGTTCGAAGAATGCCAAAAGCCCGGACTACCAAATCCAAATCGCGAGTAGACAATTTTTATGAAAACAAAGAATCTCTTGAGGGACCTAAAGAAGCCGGAGAGATTGAATTTGATATTGACCACACAAGACTTGGCTCTAAAATTCTGGAGTTGCACAACGTCTCTAAGTCATTTGGTGAAAAGACCATACTGGATAAATTTTCCTATAAATTTAAATCGGGAGATCGAGTGGGGTTGGTAGGACCCAATGGAATTGGTAAGACGAGTCTGCTTAAACTTTTTACCGGAAGCCTGAAACCAGATAGTGGTAAAATTATAATTGGAGAAACTGTTTTGTTTGGTTACTATGAGCAAGATGGTCTAAATCTACAGGAAGATAAAAGAGTCATCGATGTTATCCGATCCATTGCAGATTACATTCCATTAAAAAAAGGACACAAGCTTTCCGCAGAAAGTCTGCTTGAAAAATTTCTATTTCCAAGACCACAACAGCAAGTGTATGTGAGTCAACTGAGCGGTGGGGAAAGGAGAAGATTGTATCTGCTCACCATCCTCATCAAAAATCCTAATTTTTTAATTCTTGACGAACCTACAAACGACCTTGACATCACGACGTTAAATGTGTTGGAAGATTTTCTAATGGAATTTCCCGGTGTCTTACTCATTGTTTCCCACGACCGTTTTTTCATGGACAAACTGGTGCAGCATTTATTTGTGTTACAAGAAGGTGGAAAGACCAGAGATTTTCCAGGAAATTATTCCGAATACAGAGAAGCCCTAAAAAAAGAATCTCTTGCAAATGCCAGTCAGGAAAAAACTGAAAAAACAACAACTGAAAACGCCGGACAAAAAGAACGCAAAATAAATCAGGCAGCTAAAAAAGAAATGCAACAAATCGAACGTGAACTGGAAAAACTGAGTGCCGAGCGATCCCGGATCATTGATAATTTCGCAACCCTAAACCCCACCAGTAATGAATTTATTAACTCCAACAAGCGTCTTGTTGAAATTCAGGATCGAATGGATGTGATTGAGATGAGGTGGATGGAAATTGTGGAGGAGAATTAG